One window of the Salvia miltiorrhiza cultivar Shanhuang (shh) chromosome 6, IMPLAD_Smil_shh, whole genome shotgun sequence genome contains the following:
- the LOC130988911 gene encoding casein kinase II subunit alpha-2-like yields the protein MSKARVYTDVNVLRPREYWDYENLAVQWGDQDDYEVVRKVGRGKYSEVFEGINVNNNERCIIKILKPVKKKKIKREIKILQNLRGGPNVVKLLDIVRDQHSKTPSLIFEFVNSTDFKVLYPTLTDYDIRYYIYELLKALDYCHSQGIMHRDVKPHNVMIDHELRKLRLIDWGLAEFYHPGKEYNVRVASRYFKGPELLVDLQDYDYSLDMWSLGCMFAGMIFRKEPFFYGHDNQDQLVKIAKVLGTDELNAYLHKYHLELDPQLEALVGRHSRKPWSKFINSDNQHLVSPEAIDFLDKLLRYDHQDRLTAREAMAHPYFSQVRAAENSRTRTQS from the exons ATGTCGAAAGCGCGGGTCTATACCGACGTGAATGTGCTGCGCCCCAGGGAATACTGGGATTACGAAAACCTAGCTGTGCAGTGGGG CGACCAGGATGATTATGAGGTTGTGCGCAAAGTTGGACGGGGGAAATACAGTGAAGTTTTTGAAGGTATAAATGTCAACAACAACGAGCGATGCATAATCAAGATTCTGAAACCTGTTAAGAAGAAAAAG ATCAAGAGAGAGATCAAAATACTACAGAACCTGCGTGGGGGACCAAATGTTGTCAAGCTGTTAGACATTGTTAGAGATCAACACTCGAAAACTCCTAGCTtgatatttgaatttgtgaatagtacagattttaaagttttgtACCCTACATTGACGGATTACGACATACGTTACTACATATATGAGCTCCTCAAG GCACTAGATTATTGTCACTCACAGGGAATAATGCACAGAGATGTAAAGCCGCATAATGTAATGATAGACCATGAGTTGCGTAAACTTCGCCTGATTGATTGGGGCCTTGCTGAATTCTATCACCCTGGGAAGGAATATAATGTCCGTGTTGCTTCAAG ATACTTCAAGGGTCCAGAACTTCTTGTTGATTTGCAAGATTATGACTATTCTTTGGATATGTGGAGCCTGGGTTGCATGTTTGCAGGAATG ATTTTCCGCAAGGAACCTTTCTTTTATGGACATGATAACCAGGATCAACTCGTGAAAATTGCTAAG GTGCTTGGAACTGATGAGTTGAACGCCTATTTGCATAAATACCATTTGGAGCTTGATCCTCAACTTGAAGCTCTTGTTGGAAG ACACAGCAGGAAACCTTGGTCGAAATTCATCAACTCTGATAATCAGCATCTTGTGTCACCCGAG GCTATAGATTTCCTCGACAAACTCCTGCGCTACGACCATCAAGATAGGCTCACAGCCAGAGAGGCCATG
- the LOC130988914 gene encoding subtilisin-like protease SBT1.7 gives MAIRNIRIPPFSVAALLLPLILHVAAAAEEKKETYIVHMAKSEMPAEFLDHTHWYDASLKSVSASAAILYTYTNAVHGFSTRLTPEEARAMEARPGILSVLPELRYQLHTTRTPSFLGLDQNAAMFLESDSASDIVVGVLDTGVWPESPSFDDTGFGSVPSSWRGECEIGTNFTKSNCNKKLIGARYFARGYEATLGPIDESKESRSPRDDDGHGTHTSTTAAGSVVSGASLFGYASGTARGMAPRARVAVYKVCWIGGCFSSDILAALDKAIDDNVNVLSLSLGGGMSDFYRDSVAVGAFAAMEKGIFVSCSAGNAGPSSYSLSNVAPWITTVGAGTLDRDFPAFVSLGNGKNFSGVSLFKGGALPGKLLPFVYAGNVSNATNGNLCMTGSLNPETVRGKIVLCDRGVNPRVQKGSVVKEAGGLGMVLANTAANGDELVADAHLLPATGVGETTGNAIKEYLFSDSNPTATVLFEGTKLGIEPSPVVAAFSSRGPNSITPEILKPDLIAPGVNILAGWSGAVGPTGLAEDGRRVGFNIISGTSMSCPHVSGLAALLKAAHPEWSPAAIRSALMTTAYTAYKNGKVIQDVSTGKPATAYDQGAGHVDPVSALNPGLVYDLDAEDYLNFLCALNYTAAQINSLARRNYSCVAGKSYSVNDLNYPSFALTLPAQGGSSVVRHTRTLTNVGPPGTYKVSVTSDDSVKIAVDPESLTFGQSKEKKSYTVTFSAAARPSSANGFGRIEWSDGKRVVGSPVAITWV, from the coding sequence ATGGCGATCAGAAACATCAGAATTCCGCCATTTTCGGTGGCTGCGCTGCTTCTGCCACTCATTCTCCacgtggcggcggcggcggaggagaagaaggagaccTACATTGTTCACATGGCCAAGTCGGAGATGCCGGCCGAGTTCCTTGACCATACGCACTGGTACGACGCGTCGCTGAAATCGGTGTCCGCGTCGGCGGCGATCCTCTACACCTACACCAACGCGGTCCACGGCTTCTCCACGCGCCTCACCCCCGAGGAAGCCCGGGCCATGGAGGCCCGACCCGGTATCCTCTCGGTCCTACCCGAATTGAGATACCAACTCCACACAACCCGCACCCCTTCCTTCCTCGGTCTCGACCAGAACGCCGCCATGTTCCTGGAATCTGATTCTGCCAGCGACATCGTCGTTGGGGTCCTCGACACCGGCGTCTGGCCCGAGAGCCCCAGCTTCGACGACACCGGCTTCGGCTCGGTGCCTAGTTCGTGGAGAGGTGAATGCGAGATCGGAACGAATTTCACCAAATCCAATTGCAATAAGAAATTGATCGGAGCGAGGTACTTTGCTAGAGGATACGAAGCCACTCTCGGACCGATTGATGAATCCAAGGAATCGAGATCGCCGCGCGACGACGACGGCCACGGCACGCACActtccaccaccgccgccggaTCCGTCGTCTCGGGCGCAAGCTTGTTCGGTTACGCCTCCGGCACGGCGCGCGGGATGGCGCCGAGGGCTAGGGTTGCGGTTTACAAAGTCTGCTGGATCGGTGGATGCTTCAGCTCCGATATTCTCGCTGCGCTGGATAAAGCAATCGACGACAACGTGAACGTGCTCTCGTTGTCGCTCGGCGGTGGAATGTCCGATTTTTACAGGGACAGCGTCGCGGTCGGAGCCTTCGCCGCCATGGAGAAGGGGATTTTCGTGTCCTGCTCCGCCGGCAACGCGGGTCCGAGCTCCTACAGCCTGTCCAACGTGGCGCCGTGGATCACCACGGTCGGCGCCGGGACGCTCGACCGCGACTTCCCGGCCTTCGTCAGCCTCGGGAACGGGAAGAACTTCTCCGGCGTCTCGCTGTTCAAAGGCGGCGCTCTGCCGGGAAAATTGCTCCCGTTTGTCTACGCCGGAAACGTGAGCAATGCTACCAACGGTAATCTATGCATGACGGGATCTCTAAATCCGGAAACGGTGCGCGGGAAAATCGTGCTGTGCGACCGCGGCGTGAACCCTCGGGTTCAGAAGGGGTCGGTGGTGAAAGAGGCGGGAGGGCTCGGCATGGTTTTAGCCAACACCGCCGCCAACGGCGACGAGCTGGTGGCGGACGCGCACCTACTCCCCGCCACCGGCGTCGGCGAGACGACGGGGAACGCGATTAAGGAATACTTGTTCTCCGACTCCAATCCAACGGCGACGGTTCTGTTCGAGGGGACGAAATTGGGGATCGAGCCGTCGCCCGTGGTGGCGGCGTTCAGCTCGCGCGGGCCGAATTCGATCACGCCGGAGATTCTGAAGCCGGACCTGATCGCGCCGGGGGTGAACATCCTAGCCGGGTGGTCGGGGGCGGTGGGCCCCACGGGCTTAGCCGAGGACGGGCGGCGCGTGGGCTTCAACATCATCTCCGGCACGTCGATGTCGTGCCCGCACGTGAGCGGGCTGGCGGCTCTGCTGAAGGCGGCGCACCCGGAGTGGAGCCCAGCAGCGATCCGGTCGGCGCTGATGACGACGGCTTACACGGCCTACAAGAACGGGAAGGTGATCCAGGACGTGTCCACGGGGAAGCCGGCCACAGCGTACGATCAAGGCGCCGGACACGTGGACCCCGTATCCGCCCTTAATCCCGGGTTGGTCTACGATCTGGACGCGGAGGATTACTTGAATTTCCTGTGCGCCTTGAATTACACCGCCGCGCAAATCAACAGCCTCGCCAGGAGGAACTACAGCTGCGTGGCGGGAAAATCGTACAGCGTGAATGACCTAAATTACCCTTCGTTTGCCCTAACCCTCCCGGCGCAGGGGGGATCCAGTGTGGTCAGGCACACGAGAACGTTGACCAACGTGGGCCCCCCTGGGACGTACAAGGTGTCCGTGACGTCAGACGATTCGGTGAAGATCGCGGTGGATCCGGAGAGTTTGACTTTCGGTCAAAGCAAGGAGAAGAAATCGTACACCGTGACGTTCAGCGCGGCGGCGAGGCCGTCCAGTGCGAATGGATTTGGCCGGATTGAGTGGTCGGACGGGAAGCGCGTGGTGGGGAGTCCCGTCGCGATTACTTGGGTGTAA